The Jaculus jaculus isolate mJacJac1 chromosome 1, mJacJac1.mat.Y.cur, whole genome shotgun sequence nucleotide sequence ctctctgtgtctctctctctcttgttctttctctctaaaatagaaaaagaatataaactcAAAACTAAGGTCACCTAAACAAAGAAGATAAAGAAACTCAGGTGAGTGTTACATGAGAATAGGGGAAGTACCTAGcagtggggaagagaaagaataggtccACGTTCAGGGACTACATACTAGATTCCTCATCCTCAAagtattttcctgttttgtttcttaCCAAAATTTTCTTGCCTGTGCCTATATCTCAAAATGTATTACTGTAATAATTTCAGTATTTCagtttttgatccattttaactgatttttttttttttttgccagattgGAGACATGAATCTAATTGCATTCTTCTGCATGCTGACATCCAGTTTCTGTAGCAGCACTTGTTAAGAAGACTGTGTTTTTCCAATATGTTTTTGGTACTTTGTCAAATACTATGTGGTATCACTTCATGGGTTTATTCCtcacctctattctgttccagtaGTCTACTCTgcctgtctgtttttgtgccggtaccatgctgtctttgtcacTAGAGCTCTGTGGTACAATTTGTGGTCAAGTTTTATGATATCTCCAGAGTTGTTCCTTCTGTTTAGAATTACTTGGGCTATTTGAGACATTCTGTGTTTGTGAATAAATTTTAGAACCTTCtcacaaagaaaacattttacaaTTAGACATAGGCGAGAACTTTCTGAAAAAGACTCTATTAGCTCAGGAAATTACACTAAGTATTCACAAATTGGATCACACAAATCTAACAATCTTCTGCACAACAAAGGAAATTATCAGCAGAGTGAAGTGACAGGCTGCAGAATGGGAAATTATATCTGCTATACTACAGTCAGGCAGTTAATATATAGgtcatatgaaaataaaatgtatatttttagtgtttactaaaaaagaaatattccaaTTAATAAATAGGCCAATGAACTTAACaggcagttctcaaaagaagaaacacaaatgacaaaaaaaaatacatttttacagtgttcaatatccttagccattagggaaatgcaaattagaatagctctgacattccatctcaccaagtcagaatggctatcatcaagaaaaagaataaaaaaaaaaaaagctggtgaagatgtgggtaGAGAGACCTTATTCACTGATAATGAGAGGGTAAGCTTGTGCAAGCATTATTTCTCAAAGCACTGAAATAGAGCTACCGTATGGCCCAACTAAACCCCTCTTGGGAACATACCCAAAAGACTATAAGGGAGCATGCCACAGAGTTTCTTGCACATCTGCGTTTGGTATTACACtcttcataatagctaggaaatggaaccagcctagatgtccaatagcagatggataaagaaaatatcatacttatagacaatgtaattttatttggCTATTATtacagtcaggctcacattgctggcagaagtcacctgaccaagaccagcttgtgggaggaaaaagtGTTTATTGTGTCTTATAGGCTCAAAGAGAAGCTctataatggcagaggaaaacgatggcatgagcagaatgtggacatcaccttctggccaacatcagatgcaacaagagaatgtgccaaacactggcaagggggagctggccataatacccataggcccactcccaacaatacactgcctccaagaggtgttaattcctaaatctccatcagctgggaacctagcattcagagcacctaagtttatgaggcacacctcaatcaaaccaccacagctatcaagaaaaatgaaatcatgtcatttgcaataaaatatatatagattatattttgaaataaatatagCAAAACATTAATAACTACAGACTCTAAGTATTGACATAGAGTGTTTATTGCATATAAACATTTCTGTATGATGGAAAATGTTGTGGAAACTTTTGTAAAATTATActcttgttttataatcatggatcaATGCAACATGACCCCTTTGGATGGCATATGTCCTAGAAACCCTAGCTCCCACTCCAATCTCTTCTTGAGTTGCTCTCACCTTTTCTATTTTCGTCTCACTGGACTTaaagttgtttctttttcattcaatgttaaattcatttaaatattGGGCATATTATGAGTAATAAGGACCCACGATTCTGGCCTCATGATATTCAGGATTCTCCAGGATGGAAAGAGGCTAGGAAAGCTTGACTCTGTGGAAAACTTTCCTTAGAGCTCCCTTCACTTCCTGGTTCCTCAGGCTGTAGATGAGAGGGTTCAACATGGGGATTACTGTTGTGTACAACACAGACACCACTCTGTCCTTATCTGAGGCCTGGCCAGAGTTATCTCTCAGGTACATGAAGATGAGGGTGCCAAAGAAGAGAGACACTGTGGCGATGTGTGAGGCACAGGTAGAGAAGGTCTTGGCCCGGCCTCCCGCTGAAGGGATCCTCATGATGGCCACTATGATGAACAAGTAAGACACCAAGATCACCACCATGCAAGCAGGGatgacaaaaatggcaaacacaataATCACCATTTCCTGGGTGTAGCTGTCACCACAGGTGAGCTTTAATAGAGGAGGGAGGTCACAGAAAATGAAGTCGATCTCATTGTTTCCACAAAAGGAAAGAGTGAATGCTGAGATGGTCCTCACCAAGGCACTGAAGAGGCCAGCAATGTAAGCCCCAGTCACAAAACTGTGACGGACCTTCTGCGTCATGATGGTGACATAAAGCAGCGGTTGGCACACAGCCACATAGCGGTCATAGGCCATGAAGGCCAGAAGGTAACAGTCAATGGAACCAAAAAAGGTGAACAGGAAAAACTGAGCAGCACAGCGTGTGTAGGACATTCTTGCCCCATGCTCCAACAACACAGCCATTGTCTGAGGAACAGTGACAGAGGAGTAGCAGATGTCCATGAAAGAGAGGTGACttaggaagaagtacatgggggtGTGGAGCCGGTGATCCAGGCAGATCAGGATGATCATGCCTGCGTTCCCCAGCAGAGtgaagagataaataaataaaaacaggtggAAGAGAGGTAGTGCTCGCTCAGGGTGTTCAGTGAAGGCGATAAGGAAGAATTCTGTCACCAAGGTGAAGTTTGCCTCTTCCATGAAGCCAGTGATGCCTGAGATGACCAGGATGAGAAGCCAGTGAGGAAGCTGCAAATAGGACTTACCTGCATTTATAGTTTGCTCTTGTGAGCATATTCTGTGAACAAAACaggtggggaggggcagggctTCAAAGATGACTGATCCTCACTCCTGCATTCCTCCTATTCATGGAATCATCACAGTGTATCAGGGAAAAAAAGATGCCACGAATATTTTCACTATAAATATGTATATCCTCCCACCTTCATTAACAAGTAGCTGTGTGATCCCTGGGAATCAGATAATCATTGAACCAAAACTTCCCTGTGGCTCTGATAGCTAATATGGGACATGTTGCCTATCATGCAGCTATCCATCCCAGGactctgtcctttcttcttgaTGACCATAATTCCTACTTTATTTCcaaccctttttatttattatcttgatTAAAGCAATAGCCATGGAACTAGCTGCTCTCCTTAACTTCAAGTTTGCTTTCTTGTCAATACTTGCTCATTTCATTGAAATAGTAATTAAGGTCTTGATATTTCTAAGAATATAATTTGATTATCTCTTATTTCCATGTTACACACCTGGCCATGGTACCTGTCATAGACAGGATATTACTTATTATACCTTGGTTATTCCCTAATCTTCTTTCTTCCCAATCCTCACATCCGCAATGACACCTCACCCTCCAGCTATGCTGAATTATTGGTAAATTCTCTAAACCCCATGTTTTCTCATTTCTACACTTCTTGCATAAAACTATTTTTGCATAGAATACCTTATCTTTCCTATCCTCGAAGTTCTTCCTGGCTCTTACAGTGCCCTTAGACCTCAGCTCAGATCAGAGATGTAAACGACACATGTCTTCAGTCATCTTTTTCCATTACAGTGTGAGTCCTTTTAGTTGGGCACATAGTACATGACTTAATGAACAAAGTCATCATGTAAGCTATAAGGCACTATGCAAAGGAAAGAGTGATGTCCCCATGTTCCATGATTGTCTTTATCTTCTTGAAAGCATTCTTTTtaatcatcaaaatagaagagactacttagaaagaaggagttcagtggaagggtggagtgtgagagggagaaaagaggggaTTGGGAGGGGATTATTGTCTAATTACATTATGTTCCAGTATGAAATTTTTcagtaaagaaaaactaaaactacAACATCGAATAAAAGACCCAATGGAAAGGAGGCTTGCAACAAGACAGAAACCTTGCATTTTTCTCCAGTCATGGAGCTGCAGAGATACAACAGGACTCTTCCTGATCTCATCAGCCTGGCCCTCTGTCAAGTGCTCCTTCTCACTGCCCAGGCTGGAGATGCAAGAAAACATGACACATGGTGTAGAGATACCTCAGTGCACATCCTGGAAGTATTCTTAAATAAAACTTctgatacttaaaaaaatagaaaatgcccAAAGTATAAAGACTCACTaaagagctggctgtggtggtgcatgtcattaatcccagaactcaggaggcagaggtaggaggatccctgtgaacttgaggccaacctaagactacatagtgaattccaggtcagcctgggctacaataagtccataccatgaaaaaaaaatcaaaaaacatgcTCTCTAAAAATTGGAGAAAATGTCATGAAGGTCATAAGTCATTTGAGGGCTTTACATTTCTATCTTTGACCTAACAATGtacctacttaaaaaataaatttatccagccaggcatggtggtacatggctttaatcccagcagaggtaggaggatcgccatgagttcaaggccacctgacactacagagtgagttccaggtcagcctggaccagagtgagaccctacctcgaaaaaccaaaactaaataaataaattattccatAAAAAGGAGGGTGCCTGTGGAGGGGTcagccagggaggaggctaacaatggtaccaacttgactatattcactgaatacataactaataaaaaataaaaataaattttcaattatAAAAGTATTAATAGACTCcattcttttatgtatttttttttttatttttcgaggagcaagagagagagagagagaatgagtgtgccagagcctgtaaccactacaaattaactccagttgcatgcaccactttgtgcatcaggctttacatgaatactggggaatcaaacccagatcattaggctttgcagggaagtgctttaaccactgagcgatctccccagccctgatagaCTCCATTCCATGTTACTTAAACATTAATTCATTCAATCCTCACATCATTTTATAAGGAAAGAACTTTTCTTGTCCTTATTatatagatgaggaaacagaaagagCTTAAGTGACACAGCCAAGATCGCACAGGTAGTACACAATGGACCTGTCTTTAGGTGcaaagatacacacaaaactcTATTTACCTTGCAACAGGATTTCACATGCTTCCCATGCTCTTCCACAGCTGCTCCTCAGGAAGTGTCTACCATTAAATCAGCAAACCCAAGTGTGAAAACTGCAGTCTGTTAATATCTGAAGGCCGAGGGAGCATTTCAGCTAGTGAGTAGAATGTCCTTTGGTAGAATCCCAGTCCATGGGTGTAGAGAAAACATTGATCATCATTCAGGTGTAAGAATTCGGCAGCTAGACCAGTGTTAGGTTAACCTATTggagaaaatgataaataaaggACATTGGGTCTGATGATGGCAACTGGGTTTACATTAAAAGAACCAGTTCTATCTGGTCACCAGAATTTCACTTTGGCTTTACTGGGTGAGCCTCTTTTCTCTTTGCCCTCTACTTTTCCTGGTGTCTGAAAGGTCATTTCCTTCTATCTGCCTGGAGAAGCATCCTAAGGATGTACCAGGGTGAGCATTGCACTGGACAGCAGGAGGTCCGCTGGTTCCTGTGGTCCTCCCACACCTACTTAGTTATGAGGCTGAGCCAGTTCTAAAGCCTTGgtgtccctctccctccttccacatcacgtatacacacaaacacaaactcaCTGTCTGTGTGTGAATCAACTGTGCCTAAAATAATGCCTTAGCTACCTGAAAGTTCCTATACAATGACCCACAAGATTCTTCTAATGTGTTCTCCTCTGTCAaggcctcttttctttctttccatggtCTATTAAATCTAGTTAAGATAAATTCTTTACCCAGAGAATAGCTAAAATAATAACACACAATAGACTAGGACAGGAGATTGGAGCATAACCTCCTCCTATAGGCTTCTAGCTCCAATACAGATCCCTTTAGAAGACACTAATTGGTGCTACAAAAGCTCTGAAATCCTTATGCAAGCTAAAGTGATCTCTGAGGAGAGACAATTATTGCTTATGTAGGATTCCTAACAAAACACCTGGTCCCTGTCACCAAGGAGGAAAGAAAGCTTCTCCCCAACTCTCAGCTTGCAAAGCTTTAATATGCACCTCCTGCCTAGACTCTAAACTTGAATCCCAGTTGTACAGTCCCTTGAGGAATCAGATTTTCCTAACTTTAATTTCTATAATCAGAATAATGTCATAAATTATGCCCTTGCCAACAACCCTCACCAGGGTAGCTATGTCATGATGTAAGGGAAGTTTTGATCTGCATTATCTGGAAGGGGCCAGTTGAACACTGTCAGAGACTGCCACAAGATTCATTATTTCTTCTATTTCACCCCTGGGGAGATAGATGCATCATTATGTCTCTACGTTTTTAATccttaaatgcaaataaaacccTTGGGAAACAAAAGCCAGAAATGTTGCCCAGAGGAGAATTTGGCAAGTTCTTCTTATTGGCATGGCCTTTTCTAGCTCTCTGTATCTTTGACATTGTAGGATTTTTCTAGCTCCAAATTCATAGGAATTTTGTTAAATTGTATTTCAACATGTTtcaattcaataaataaaataaggaagatgAGAAAGGATTGAATAATAACCCTAATaatgaagagaagaaaatgggaccatgtgGGGGACTAATTGTTCACTGTGCTAAGAATTCCAAGTGAAACAAAAGTAATGCAATATCTGTCCATAAGAAATGGGAAAGTTACTTTCATCATTCAATAAACCATccaggtaagaccttattgctgaagacttcacatgcctgagtggcaaagtcactgagaaatcaagctggtgctgagcagaaaaccttttctctgtagcccagccaactgaaagctgaaaaaagctgcactgtatgcagccttatgggagacagaagtcatcagcggtgaaaacaatggacactcaagtttggccagacaggccaagtgactgaatgagtgcagtagtagcatgtctgctctgggggagaAACCAGTTGCTCTCTAATTGCAGTAAAGACtggctctatgggagggaatacatgcctggtactgaaaaactaatcaaaatcctatggagggGAGGTCATGACCCTTATGGGAATAAATCCtactcttatctggataaatgcatatatcactCTCACCAAAATGCCCTGAAAGccctatacttaatgttcatatttatatattaatgctaccctcatttctagttagagaagcttctcttttcagatggtgatgaccattgggatgacccaaaaggcaacatagtgctgagaagaaggaatggaggagtgtccagcactgaaacacctcacaccctccaaggctcagggtgtggaaaaggtggcagaaagaatgtaagagctaaaggaagggtaccactccttccatacaactgtctggacagaaattggcttcaatatccaagacctcagagtgcctagcaatacccacacaagaccctcataataggagaaaaagatgatgacatcaaattaaaggagagactaatggagagagagagaggtgatatGATAGAGAGAAGAATTAtagaggggaaagcaggggaggggagagaaataccatggattgttgtctgtaagtatagaagttgtcaataaaatatatatatataatttttttaaagtaaaccaTACAGTTTTGCTCCACCACATACCCCTATCTTGGTATGTGACTTCACACAAGTCCAACAGCAGGGGTAGTAACTGATTACAGGCAGGAACTTCCAATTCTGTATAAGGGAAATTGTGAACCAAAATGATCTTTAtctcataaaatgaaaaaaaaaaagatggctcggtggttaaaggtatgTATTTCCAACCTTGCTTAGTGGAGTTTGATACTcctcaatgcccacataaagtcagacccaaagtgatgcatgcagtcaggagaaccccaaagcttgcaagcagcagcagcagagagaccttatctcaaaagaagGTAAAGGGAGGAAATTGCTGCGCAGCAGCatgggaaaaatgaaatgatcatTCAAATAAAAACTATAATACAATGGAATAGTAATAGACAAGTTCAGAATGAACCTCAGGAATAGAAGAGGAAGTCAATGAAAtaatacacacatactcacacactcatacaaagaaaaaaaagtaaaaacatgacTAATTTTTCAGAGAACTTTGAAATAAGTTCAAGAGACCCAAAACTAAGAATACATGTAGTAGGAAAAGTAtctcagagaaatgcaaaaggGCCTGATTGACGGCTCAATGAGATTTCGAGAGAAAATTTCCCAATTCTAGAGAAAGAAATTGACATCCAAACAGAAGAGACATATAGAACTCCAACAGACCTGACCAGAGAAGGACCTCTGCATGGCACATCGTAGTAACAATGTTATATATATGGCAAAGAAACACTACTAAAAGCTGTGAGGGAAAAGTGTCCATTCACATACTAAGGTAGGAAATCGGTATATCCTCAGACATTTCATCAGTATCCCTGACAGCCAGGAAAGACTAGAACAATATATTCTAACCCTAACTTCCAACCAAGAATGCAATACTCAGCAAAATTGGCTTTCAAAATTCATGAACAAGTAAGGATATTTCAAGAAAAACCCTAATTACAGCAATTTATGATAACCAAAGCAGCTTCACAGTAAATTCGGAAGGTAACACTTCACAGAGAAGACAGAATAGAAGACGGGATCCACTTCATGGAAGAAAGAGGGCGTTAGGAATAGAGACAGCATGGTACCGACCCCAAAGCAGACACACAAGCCAATGGAGCAGAGCAGAGGATGGTACCGACCCCAAAGCAGACACACAAGCCAATGGAGCAGAGCAGAGGATGGTACCGACCCCAAAGCAGACACACAAGCCAATGGAGCAGAGCAGAGGATGGTACAGACCCCAAAGCAGACACACAAGCCAATGGAGCAGAACAGAGGATGGTACCGACCCCAAAGCAGACACACAAGCCAATGGAGCAGAACAGAGGGTCCAGAAATTAACCCGCACCTTTCACCACCTAACCTTTAACAAACGGGCCATAAATATTCAGTGGGAAAAAAGACAGTTTATCCAACAAATGGTGCCAGCAAAATTGGATATCTACCCACATAAGAACAAAATTAGATCCTTTTCTCTTTCCGTGTACAAATATccagtcaaaatggatcaaagacctcaatcttGAGACAGAAACACAGAAAATTCTAGGAAGAAAAAAGTAGAGTACTTTTCAGGATGTAGGCATAGTTAAGAACTTTCTGAATTGGACTCCAATAGCACAGGAAGTAACCTCAcaaatcaacaaatgggacttCATGACATTGAAAGAAAAGACCATCATCAAAGCAAAAAGAcagcctgcagaatgggagaaaaatccttGCCACCTACACTTCAGACAGGGGGTCATAACCAGAGTctagaaagaactacaaaaaaaatcaatttaccaATAACCAAATggactaatgaaatgaacagacagttcaaaaaagaagaaatatcagtACCAATAAGTACCTAGGAAAATTATCAACCTTTCTGGCCATCAGTAAAATACAAATCAATACAACTTTGAGATAGCATTTtacccagtcagaatggctatatcaagaaaacagacaacaaaCGCTAACAAGGAAGCCAGGAAAAGAGGAACTGTCAGCCACTGTTGGTGAAAATGCAAACTAgcacaaccattatggaaatcaatgtggaagtTTCTTAAAACATTAGCAAAAAGACcccccatatgacccagctataccattcctaggcatataccctgaGGACTCCACATTCCACTGTGGGGAAAATTGCCTATCCATGTTTATTCCAGCTCTATTTACACTAGCTAAGAATTAGAAATGGCCTAGATGCACAGCCAAAgatgaatggaaaataaaaatgtggtacaaatacacaatggaattctatttagcagtatggaaaaacaaaattatgaaatttacagaaaaacttGTAGATCtagaaagaatcatattaagtgaagtgactcaaactcagaaagacctaAACCACATGCTCTCTGATATGTGGGTCAAAGCTTGTAATATCTATAATTATGAATATATAGGGGAGAA carries:
- the LOC101600275 gene encoding olfactory receptor 9Q1, with the protein product MEEANFTLVTEFFLIAFTEHPERALPLFHLFLFIYLFTLLGNAGMIILICLDHRLHTPMYFFLSHLSFMDICYSSVTVPQTMAVLLEHGARMSYTRCAAQFFLFTFFGSIDCYLLAFMAYDRYVAVCQPLLYVTIMTQKVRHSFVTGAYIAGLFSALVRTISAFTLSFCGNNEIDFIFCDLPPLLKLTCGDSYTQEMVIIVFAIFVIPACMVVILVSYLFIIVAIMRIPSAGGRAKTFSTCASHIATVSLFFGTLIFMYLRDNSGQASDKDRVVSVLYTTVIPMLNPLIYSLRNQEVKGALRKVFHRVKLS